A genomic stretch from Tribolium castaneum strain GA2 chromosome 6, icTriCast1.1, whole genome shotgun sequence includes:
- the LOC657432 gene encoding sodium-independent sulfate anion transporter isoform X2 produces the protein MDQDRSCTSLRCRHALVCQNFFRKETLNKRVPISSWLPKYTVSILFQDILAGFTVGLTEIPQGIAFAGIAGLSPEYGLYCGFMGGFIYALFGSCKDVNIGPTSIMALMLQDHISALGPDMAITITFLAGIIIFILGLLNLGFVIEFFSYPIIAGFTCAASLQIASSQVKGLFGIPGKANAFLEAWESVFSNIEKIRLWDSVLGVLSIIFLVSLKEIRRFGTLQYREDWSRNRNILGIFLFMLSLARNALVVIIGTVISYSLRDDNPFKITGDVKSGFPPFEPPPFSTQVNGTNYNFRDMVQNYGPSLAFIPLVAILEAVSIAKAFSKGKPLDATQEMLALGLCNVMGSFVRSMPITGSFTRTAVNNASGVKTPLAGIFTSAMVLLAIGFLTPSFYYVPKATLASVIICAMFYLFDYDAFVVLWRSKKLDLVPFLTTLLCCLFISLEYGILIGIGVNLLFVLYASARPKLTITKEKISDSRGEVFVITPKDTLYFPAAEHLRDVVLTCEGENATVVVSGREIRNVDVTVAKSMAVFAKELVDRGQKVIFLDFKPSVVEVCVKVDLSLQKYFAEGPLDEIFENEPILSVQ, from the exons ATGGATCAAG ACCGGTCCTGTACTTCCCTCCGTTGCAGGCATGCACT GGtatgtcaaaatttttttcgtaaagaaACACTCAACAAACGAGTGCCTATAAGTTCATGGTTGCCCAAATACACTGTTAGCATCTTGTTTCAAGACATTTTGGCCGGTTTTACGGTCGGTTTAACGGAGATTCCGCAGGGAATCGCATTTGCCGGGATTGCAG GCCTAAGCCCCGAATATGGCCTTTATTGCGGCTTCATGGGCGGCTTCATCTACGCCCTTTTCGGCAGCTGCAAAGACGTCAACATCGGCCCCACCTCCATCATGGCCCTAATGCTCCAGGACCACATCTCAGCACTAGGCCCTGACATGGCCATCACTATAACCTTCCTGGCCGGGATTATAATCTTTATCCTGGGATTACTCAACTTGG GTTTCGTCATCGAGTTTTTCTCCTATCCAATCATCGCAGGCTTCACATGTGCCGCCTCCCTCCAGATCGCCTCCTCCCAAGTGAAGGGACTTTTCGGGATTCCGGGCAAAGCCAACGCCTTTTTGGAGGCCTGGGAGTCGGTGTTCAGCAACATTGAGAAAATTCGCCTGTGGGATAGCGTTTTGGGCGTCCTTTCGATTATTTTCCTGGTCAGTTTGAAGGAAATCCGGAGATTTGGGACGCTGCAGTACCGGGAGGACTGGTCCAGGAATCGCAATATTTTagggatttttttgtttatgttgTCGCTTGCGCGAAACGCCCTTGTGGTCATTATAGGGACTGTTATTTCGTACAGTTTGAGGGACGACAACCCTTTCAAAATCACGGGTGACGTCAAGAGTGGGTTTCCCCCGTTTGAACCACCACCATTTAGTACCCAAGTCAATGGTACCAACTATAATTTCCGCGATATGGTACAAAACTATGGGCCGTCCCTTGCCTTCATTCCATTGGTTGCGATTCTGGAGGCTGTGTCCATCGCCAAGGCCTTCT CCAAGGGTAAGCCGTTGGACGCCACCCAGGAAATGCTAGCCTTGGGTCTGTGCAACGTCATGGGTTCCTTCGTCAGGTCCATGCCCATCACTGGGTCTTTCACCCGAACGGCGGTCAACAACGCCTCTGGGGTTAAAACACCCCTTGCTGGGATTTTCACCTCAGCTATGGTACTCCTAGCTATAGGTTTCCTCACCCCTTCGTTCTACTACGTGCCAAAGGCGACCCTCGCATCTGTGATTATTTGtgcaatgttttatttattcgacTATGACGCTTTCGTCGTACTTTGGAGGTCCAAAA AGCTGGATTTGGTACCATTTTTGACGACTCTCCTCTGCTGTCTTTTTATTAGTCTCGAATATGGAATTTTGATCGGGATTGGAGTTAATTTACTCTTCGTTTTGTATGCCAGTGCTCGACCAAAACTCACCATAACCAAAGAAAAAATCTCAGATTCTCGGGGCGAAGTTTTCGTGATTACCCCGAAGGATACTTTGTATTTTCCAGCTGCTGAGCACTTGAGGGACGTGGTTTTGACATGTGAGGGTGAAAATGCCACTGTGGTTGTCAGTGGACGAGAAATTAGAAATGTAGACGTGACTGTGGCAAAG AGTATGGCTGTTTTTGCCAAAGAACTGGTAGATAGGGGACAGAAAGTCATTTTCTTGGATTTCAAACCGTCAGTGGTCGAAGTTTGTGTTAAAGTTGATCTCAGTTTGCAGAAATATTTCGCAGAAGGTCCCCTAGATGAGATTTTTGAAA ATGAACCCATTTTATCGGTACAATAG
- the LOC657432 gene encoding sodium-independent sulfate anion transporter isoform X1 yields MDQDRSCTSLRCRHALFRVCQNFFRKETLNKRVPISSWLPKYTVSILFQDILAGFTVGLTEIPQGIAFAGIAGLSPEYGLYCGFMGGFIYALFGSCKDVNIGPTSIMALMLQDHISALGPDMAITITFLAGIIIFILGLLNLGFVIEFFSYPIIAGFTCAASLQIASSQVKGLFGIPGKANAFLEAWESVFSNIEKIRLWDSVLGVLSIIFLVSLKEIRRFGTLQYREDWSRNRNILGIFLFMLSLARNALVVIIGTVISYSLRDDNPFKITGDVKSGFPPFEPPPFSTQVNGTNYNFRDMVQNYGPSLAFIPLVAILEAVSIAKAFSKGKPLDATQEMLALGLCNVMGSFVRSMPITGSFTRTAVNNASGVKTPLAGIFTSAMVLLAIGFLTPSFYYVPKATLASVIICAMFYLFDYDAFVVLWRSKKLDLVPFLTTLLCCLFISLEYGILIGIGVNLLFVLYASARPKLTITKEKISDSRGEVFVITPKDTLYFPAAEHLRDVVLTCEGENATVVVSGREIRNVDVTVAKSMAVFAKELVDRGQKVIFLDFKPSVVEVCVKVDLSLQKYFAEGPLDEIFENEPILSVQ; encoded by the exons ATGGATCAAG ACCGGTCCTGTACTTCCCTCCGTTGCAGGCATGCACT TTTCAGGGtatgtcaaaatttttttcgtaaagaaACACTCAACAAACGAGTGCCTATAAGTTCATGGTTGCCCAAATACACTGTTAGCATCTTGTTTCAAGACATTTTGGCCGGTTTTACGGTCGGTTTAACGGAGATTCCGCAGGGAATCGCATTTGCCGGGATTGCAG GCCTAAGCCCCGAATATGGCCTTTATTGCGGCTTCATGGGCGGCTTCATCTACGCCCTTTTCGGCAGCTGCAAAGACGTCAACATCGGCCCCACCTCCATCATGGCCCTAATGCTCCAGGACCACATCTCAGCACTAGGCCCTGACATGGCCATCACTATAACCTTCCTGGCCGGGATTATAATCTTTATCCTGGGATTACTCAACTTGG GTTTCGTCATCGAGTTTTTCTCCTATCCAATCATCGCAGGCTTCACATGTGCCGCCTCCCTCCAGATCGCCTCCTCCCAAGTGAAGGGACTTTTCGGGATTCCGGGCAAAGCCAACGCCTTTTTGGAGGCCTGGGAGTCGGTGTTCAGCAACATTGAGAAAATTCGCCTGTGGGATAGCGTTTTGGGCGTCCTTTCGATTATTTTCCTGGTCAGTTTGAAGGAAATCCGGAGATTTGGGACGCTGCAGTACCGGGAGGACTGGTCCAGGAATCGCAATATTTTagggatttttttgtttatgttgTCGCTTGCGCGAAACGCCCTTGTGGTCATTATAGGGACTGTTATTTCGTACAGTTTGAGGGACGACAACCCTTTCAAAATCACGGGTGACGTCAAGAGTGGGTTTCCCCCGTTTGAACCACCACCATTTAGTACCCAAGTCAATGGTACCAACTATAATTTCCGCGATATGGTACAAAACTATGGGCCGTCCCTTGCCTTCATTCCATTGGTTGCGATTCTGGAGGCTGTGTCCATCGCCAAGGCCTTCT CCAAGGGTAAGCCGTTGGACGCCACCCAGGAAATGCTAGCCTTGGGTCTGTGCAACGTCATGGGTTCCTTCGTCAGGTCCATGCCCATCACTGGGTCTTTCACCCGAACGGCGGTCAACAACGCCTCTGGGGTTAAAACACCCCTTGCTGGGATTTTCACCTCAGCTATGGTACTCCTAGCTATAGGTTTCCTCACCCCTTCGTTCTACTACGTGCCAAAGGCGACCCTCGCATCTGTGATTATTTGtgcaatgttttatttattcgacTATGACGCTTTCGTCGTACTTTGGAGGTCCAAAA AGCTGGATTTGGTACCATTTTTGACGACTCTCCTCTGCTGTCTTTTTATTAGTCTCGAATATGGAATTTTGATCGGGATTGGAGTTAATTTACTCTTCGTTTTGTATGCCAGTGCTCGACCAAAACTCACCATAACCAAAGAAAAAATCTCAGATTCTCGGGGCGAAGTTTTCGTGATTACCCCGAAGGATACTTTGTATTTTCCAGCTGCTGAGCACTTGAGGGACGTGGTTTTGACATGTGAGGGTGAAAATGCCACTGTGGTTGTCAGTGGACGAGAAATTAGAAATGTAGACGTGACTGTGGCAAAG AGTATGGCTGTTTTTGCCAAAGAACTGGTAGATAGGGGACAGAAAGTCATTTTCTTGGATTTCAAACCGTCAGTGGTCGAAGTTTGTGTTAAAGTTGATCTCAGTTTGCAGAAATATTTCGCAGAAGGTCCCCTAGATGAGATTTTTGAAA ATGAACCCATTTTATCGGTACAATAG
- the LOC103314093 gene encoding putative inorganic phosphate cotransporter isoform X1, translating to MSGLQQNSSGATSRSSDLEPKCCVVLHRWVFCSLAFLAVFISSLMLHLPNLLEDSKIVPVKNPNGSGFCPAKTTNYTQRVWVLKDPATKYITVYAIHWGYLASCLPGAILSDQFGGKYLVTLSLLFSSFWCLINPAIAVLSRKRPGWMAGTRFFRGFFKGFAFPAIMSLLVRWAPDTERTSMTCLVYGSFLLAHEISSVIQRIITKEEAYFVFGSVGVVFCLLWHLFVYPSPYEHPWIKPSELKFFDENTEDKPVKGRKKIPWGQMFTSSPLWAILFLQVGQAWTWFVFIYAYEVYMPGVLKFENYDNTVWWTPFYLFFGLTIIFGFTSDWFIKGKHFSVTTMRKINAVVGNVGAGGSCMFAIFRGCNSNGVMLHFTIGLCFEALLYSSCRVNHLDLTSNFVGTLMGITRSSNQIIEYVIRARLPQFLTAESSLPHWAMLFWLTFGINLLSTFFFVVFGSGLRQEWNRVQ from the exons ATGTCCGGTTTACAACAAAACAGCTCAGGTGCCACATCTCGAAGTTCCGACCTCGAGCCAAAAT GCTGCGTCGTTTTGCACCGTTGGGTGTTTTGCTCGCTTGCCTTCTTGGCAGTTTTCATCTCCTCACTCATGCTCCACCTCCCAAACCTGCTCGAAGACTCGAAAATAGTTCCAGTGAAAAACCCCAACGGCTCTGGCTTTTGCCCCGCAAAAACCACAAACTACACTCAGAGAGTTTGGGTGCTAAAGGACCCAGCGACCAAATATATCACAGTCTATGCCATACATTGGGGGTATTTAGCCTCGTGCTTACCCGGAGCGATTCTTTCCGACCAGTTTGGAGGAAAGTACTTGGTGACTTTAAGTCTGCTTTTCTCGTCGTTTTGGTGTTTGATCAACCCGGCAATCGCCGTTTTGAGCAGAAAAAGGCCGGGCTGGATGGCCGGCACTAGGTTTTTCCGCGGTTTTTTCAAAGGGTTTGCCTTCCCGGCAATTATGTCCCTTCTGGTGCGATGGGCGCCTGACACAGAGCGCACCTCAATGACGTGCCTGGTTTATGGTAGTTTTCTCCTCGCCCATGAAATATCCTCAGTAATCCAGAGAATCATAACCAAGGAGGAAGCCTACTTTGTGTTTGGTTCAGTGGGGGTGGTTTTCTGCCTACTGTGGCACCTCTTCGTGTACCCAAGTCCGTACGAACACCCGTGGATTAAACCCAGCGAGCtcaaattttttgacgaaaacacggAAGATAAGCCGGTTAAAGGCCGTAAGAAAATACCATGGGGCCAAATGTTCACTTCTAGCCCTTTGTGGGCGATTTTGTTCCTCCAGGTTGGGCAAGCCTGGACTTGGTTTGTTTTTATCTACGCTTACGAAGTCTACATGCCGGGAGTTTTGAAATTCGAAAATTATGATAATACAGTTTGGTGGACACCGTTTTATTTGTTCTTCGGTTTGACGATCATTTTCGGATTCACGTCAGATTGGTTCATCAAAGGGAAGCATTTCAGTGTGACCACCATGCGCAAAATCAATGCTGTTGTCG GGAATGTTGGGGCTGGTGGCAGTTGCATGTTTGCGATTTTTCGCGGCTGCAACAGCAATGGTGTTATGCTCCACTTTACAATCGGGTTGTGTTTTGAAGCGTTGCTTTATTCGTCTTGTCGTGTCAATCATTTGGATTTGACGTCCAATTTTGTGGGGACTTTGATGGGAATTACTCGGAGTTCTAATCAAATTATAGAATATGTGATTAGAGCACGACTTCCGCAATTCCTAAcggcagaa AGCAGTTTGCCACATTGGGCCATGCTGTTTTGGTTAACTTTTGGGATTAATCTACTGtcaacgtttttttttgtggttttcgGAAGCGGGCTAAGGCAAGAATGGAATCGtgttcaataa
- the LOC103314093 gene encoding putative inorganic phosphate cotransporter isoform X2: MSGLQQNSSGATSRSSDLEPKCCVVLHRWVFCSLAFLAVFISSLMLHLPNLLEDSKIVPVKNPNGSGFCPAKTTNYTQRVWVLKDPATKYITVYAIHWGYLASCLPGAILSDQFGGKYLVTLSLLFSSFWCLINPAIAVLSRKRPGWMAGTRFFRGFFKGFAFPAIMSLLVRWAPDTERTSMTCLVYGSFLLAHEISSVIQRIITKEEAYFVFGSVGVVFCLLWHLFVYPSPYEHPWIKPSELKFFDENTEDKPVKGRKKIPWGQMFTSSPLWAILFLQVGQAWTWFVFIYAYEVYMPGVLKFENYDNTVWWTPFYLFFGLTIIFGFTSDWFIKGKHFSVTTMRKINAVVGNVGAGGSCMFAIFRGCNSNGVMLHFTIGLCFEALLYSSCRVNHLDLTSNFVGTLMGITRSSNQIIEYVIRARLPQFLTAEFATLGHAVLVNFWD, encoded by the exons ATGTCCGGTTTACAACAAAACAGCTCAGGTGCCACATCTCGAAGTTCCGACCTCGAGCCAAAAT GCTGCGTCGTTTTGCACCGTTGGGTGTTTTGCTCGCTTGCCTTCTTGGCAGTTTTCATCTCCTCACTCATGCTCCACCTCCCAAACCTGCTCGAAGACTCGAAAATAGTTCCAGTGAAAAACCCCAACGGCTCTGGCTTTTGCCCCGCAAAAACCACAAACTACACTCAGAGAGTTTGGGTGCTAAAGGACCCAGCGACCAAATATATCACAGTCTATGCCATACATTGGGGGTATTTAGCCTCGTGCTTACCCGGAGCGATTCTTTCCGACCAGTTTGGAGGAAAGTACTTGGTGACTTTAAGTCTGCTTTTCTCGTCGTTTTGGTGTTTGATCAACCCGGCAATCGCCGTTTTGAGCAGAAAAAGGCCGGGCTGGATGGCCGGCACTAGGTTTTTCCGCGGTTTTTTCAAAGGGTTTGCCTTCCCGGCAATTATGTCCCTTCTGGTGCGATGGGCGCCTGACACAGAGCGCACCTCAATGACGTGCCTGGTTTATGGTAGTTTTCTCCTCGCCCATGAAATATCCTCAGTAATCCAGAGAATCATAACCAAGGAGGAAGCCTACTTTGTGTTTGGTTCAGTGGGGGTGGTTTTCTGCCTACTGTGGCACCTCTTCGTGTACCCAAGTCCGTACGAACACCCGTGGATTAAACCCAGCGAGCtcaaattttttgacgaaaacacggAAGATAAGCCGGTTAAAGGCCGTAAGAAAATACCATGGGGCCAAATGTTCACTTCTAGCCCTTTGTGGGCGATTTTGTTCCTCCAGGTTGGGCAAGCCTGGACTTGGTTTGTTTTTATCTACGCTTACGAAGTCTACATGCCGGGAGTTTTGAAATTCGAAAATTATGATAATACAGTTTGGTGGACACCGTTTTATTTGTTCTTCGGTTTGACGATCATTTTCGGATTCACGTCAGATTGGTTCATCAAAGGGAAGCATTTCAGTGTGACCACCATGCGCAAAATCAATGCTGTTGTCG GGAATGTTGGGGCTGGTGGCAGTTGCATGTTTGCGATTTTTCGCGGCTGCAACAGCAATGGTGTTATGCTCCACTTTACAATCGGGTTGTGTTTTGAAGCGTTGCTTTATTCGTCTTGTCGTGTCAATCATTTGGATTTGACGTCCAATTTTGTGGGGACTTTGATGGGAATTACTCGGAGTTCTAATCAAATTATAGAATATGTGATTAGAGCACGACTTCCGCAATTCCTAAcggcagaa TTTGCCACATTGGGCCATGCTGTTTTGGTTAACTTTTGGGATTAA
- the LOC657432 gene encoding sodium-independent sulfate anion transporter isoform X3 — MGGFIYALFGSCKDVNIGPTSIMALMLQDHISALGPDMAITITFLAGIIIFILGLLNLGFVIEFFSYPIIAGFTCAASLQIASSQVKGLFGIPGKANAFLEAWESVFSNIEKIRLWDSVLGVLSIIFLVSLKEIRRFGTLQYREDWSRNRNILGIFLFMLSLARNALVVIIGTVISYSLRDDNPFKITGDVKSGFPPFEPPPFSTQVNGTNYNFRDMVQNYGPSLAFIPLVAILEAVSIAKAFSKGKPLDATQEMLALGLCNVMGSFVRSMPITGSFTRTAVNNASGVKTPLAGIFTSAMVLLAIGFLTPSFYYVPKATLASVIICAMFYLFDYDAFVVLWRSKKLDLVPFLTTLLCCLFISLEYGILIGIGVNLLFVLYASARPKLTITKEKISDSRGEVFVITPKDTLYFPAAEHLRDVVLTCEGENATVVVSGREIRNVDVTVAKSMAVFAKELVDRGQKVIFLDFKPSVVEVCVKVDLSLQKYFAEGPLDEIFENEPILSVQ; from the exons ATGGGCGGCTTCATCTACGCCCTTTTCGGCAGCTGCAAAGACGTCAACATCGGCCCCACCTCCATCATGGCCCTAATGCTCCAGGACCACATCTCAGCACTAGGCCCTGACATGGCCATCACTATAACCTTCCTGGCCGGGATTATAATCTTTATCCTGGGATTACTCAACTTGG GTTTCGTCATCGAGTTTTTCTCCTATCCAATCATCGCAGGCTTCACATGTGCCGCCTCCCTCCAGATCGCCTCCTCCCAAGTGAAGGGACTTTTCGGGATTCCGGGCAAAGCCAACGCCTTTTTGGAGGCCTGGGAGTCGGTGTTCAGCAACATTGAGAAAATTCGCCTGTGGGATAGCGTTTTGGGCGTCCTTTCGATTATTTTCCTGGTCAGTTTGAAGGAAATCCGGAGATTTGGGACGCTGCAGTACCGGGAGGACTGGTCCAGGAATCGCAATATTTTagggatttttttgtttatgttgTCGCTTGCGCGAAACGCCCTTGTGGTCATTATAGGGACTGTTATTTCGTACAGTTTGAGGGACGACAACCCTTTCAAAATCACGGGTGACGTCAAGAGTGGGTTTCCCCCGTTTGAACCACCACCATTTAGTACCCAAGTCAATGGTACCAACTATAATTTCCGCGATATGGTACAAAACTATGGGCCGTCCCTTGCCTTCATTCCATTGGTTGCGATTCTGGAGGCTGTGTCCATCGCCAAGGCCTTCT CCAAGGGTAAGCCGTTGGACGCCACCCAGGAAATGCTAGCCTTGGGTCTGTGCAACGTCATGGGTTCCTTCGTCAGGTCCATGCCCATCACTGGGTCTTTCACCCGAACGGCGGTCAACAACGCCTCTGGGGTTAAAACACCCCTTGCTGGGATTTTCACCTCAGCTATGGTACTCCTAGCTATAGGTTTCCTCACCCCTTCGTTCTACTACGTGCCAAAGGCGACCCTCGCATCTGTGATTATTTGtgcaatgttttatttattcgacTATGACGCTTTCGTCGTACTTTGGAGGTCCAAAA AGCTGGATTTGGTACCATTTTTGACGACTCTCCTCTGCTGTCTTTTTATTAGTCTCGAATATGGAATTTTGATCGGGATTGGAGTTAATTTACTCTTCGTTTTGTATGCCAGTGCTCGACCAAAACTCACCATAACCAAAGAAAAAATCTCAGATTCTCGGGGCGAAGTTTTCGTGATTACCCCGAAGGATACTTTGTATTTTCCAGCTGCTGAGCACTTGAGGGACGTGGTTTTGACATGTGAGGGTGAAAATGCCACTGTGGTTGTCAGTGGACGAGAAATTAGAAATGTAGACGTGACTGTGGCAAAG AGTATGGCTGTTTTTGCCAAAGAACTGGTAGATAGGGGACAGAAAGTCATTTTCTTGGATTTCAAACCGTCAGTGGTCGAAGTTTGTGTTAAAGTTGATCTCAGTTTGCAGAAATATTTCGCAGAAGGTCCCCTAGATGAGATTTTTGAAA ATGAACCCATTTTATCGGTACAATAG